A single Heterodontus francisci isolate sHetFra1 chromosome 32, sHetFra1.hap1, whole genome shotgun sequence DNA region contains:
- the LOC137347494 gene encoding probable G-protein coupled receptor 139 — protein sequence MHGSPKGLVFAIYYPILAAIGAPANLAVIVILSRGRCGLSKCITYYLVSMAVTDLLVIITAVILNRIAGIYFPLSFMSITPICSLRIALIFAAIDSSAWLTVAFTFDRFMAICCHKLKIKYCTQKTSARVIGTVCTLSCLKNTFLYFIYEPLYIINNIPWFCSIKLIFYMSPVWIAYDWIHHILTPCLPFILILLLNALTVRHILVASRARRRLRAHNNGETQSDPEMEKRRKSIVLLFCVSGSFIFLYFLLLVTFLYVQITNVSYFSGSDVSESTFILEENGYMLQLLSCCINPFIYAGTQSKFRQELKNGVKYPLRLFVKLAK from the coding sequence ctaACCTGGCTGTGATTGTGATCCTTTCACGaggaagatgtggtctctccaaatgtatcacttactacctggtgtctatggcagtgacggatctcctggtcataaTCACCGCggtgatattaaaccggattgctggtatttattttCCACTCAGTTTCATGTCCATCACACCGATATGCAGTCTCCGTATTGCCCTAATCTTTGCAGCCATAGATAGTTCTgcctggttaacagtcgctttcacctttgatcgatttatggccatttgttgccacaagctgaaaataaaatattgcacccaGAAGACATCGGCACGGGTTATTGGAACGGTCTGCACACTGAGCTGTCTAAAAAATACCTTCTTGTATTTTATATATGAACCTTTGTACATAATTAATAACATACCCTGGTTCTGCAGCATAAAATTAATATTTTACATGTCACCTGTATGGATTGCATATGACTGGATCCatcacattttaaccccttgtctcccattcattctgattttactgctcaatgctctgactgtcagacacattctagtggccagcagagcacgcaggagactccgggcccacaacaatggagagactcagagtgacccGGAGATGGAGAAACGGAGGAagtccattgttttactcttcTGTGTCTCAGGCAGTTTCATCTTTTTATATTTCCTACTACTTGTAACTTTCCTCTATGTCCAAATCACAAACGTTTCTTACTTCTCAGGTTCTGATGTCAGTgaatcaacatttattctggaggAAAATGGAtatatgcttcagcttttgagttGCTGCATCAACCcgtttatttatgcagggacccagagtaaattcagacaggagttaaagaatggggtgaaatatccactGCGTCTATTTGTTAAATTAGCTAAATGA